One stretch of Brevibacillus laterosporus DNA includes these proteins:
- a CDS encoding transcriptional regulator, with amino-acid sequence MLENRVREHRARLKWSQQDLATAIGVTRQTIGLIEKGDYAPSIALALKMAHAFHVAVEDIFQLTEEG; translated from the coding sequence ATGTTAGAAAATAGAGTGAGAGAGCATCGGGCTCGCCTGAAATGGTCTCAGCAGGATTTAGCTACTGCCATAGGCGTGACACGTCAAACAATCGGTTTAATCGAAAAAGGTGACTACGCTCCGTCAATAGCGCTGGCTCTAAAAATGGCCCATGCATTCCACGTAGCAGTCGAAGATATATTTCAATTGACAGAGGAAGGATGA
- a CDS encoding nucleotidyltransferase domain-containing protein, with amino-acid sequence MVNAVLMRRQQKNKQGESESNMNMTSVIEGRLKNIEQIGDLQILFACESGSRAWGLASLDSDYDVRFIYKRAPRHYISLHPSPDVWTEPMEEKLDIVGWDITKALSLFQRSNPSLWEWLYSPIVYREQEQFVNTLRKWVPKQYSQKRLMMHYQQMAQKQYKSLLNGGGKAPAKLTLHLLRSLAVLRYMELHATLPFISLWETLEQIPEGERLKMVAQGLVSEKEAEKSSMGKAEDSPDRPCQIQAYLQDLLPLEPTYFLACIERLPDTQMEVTQLQELLWNELGL; translated from the coding sequence ATGGTAAACGCTGTTTTGATGAGGCGGCAACAGAAGAATAAGCAAGGAGAGAGCGAGAGTAACATGAACATGACATCCGTGATTGAAGGTCGTCTGAAAAACATTGAACAAATAGGAGATTTGCAAATCTTATTTGCTTGCGAGTCAGGAAGTCGAGCATGGGGTCTTGCTTCTTTAGATAGTGATTATGATGTTCGTTTTATCTACAAGCGGGCACCGCGGCACTACATCTCGCTCCACCCATCCCCAGATGTTTGGACAGAACCAATGGAAGAAAAGCTGGATATCGTAGGATGGGATATTACAAAAGCTCTTAGCTTGTTTCAAAGATCCAATCCAAGTCTGTGGGAATGGCTCTACTCTCCCATTGTTTATCGTGAACAGGAGCAATTTGTAAACACCTTGCGAAAATGGGTTCCAAAGCAATATTCTCAAAAGCGGCTAATGATGCATTATCAGCAGATGGCACAGAAGCAATACAAAAGCTTGTTGAATGGTGGGGGGAAAGCTCCTGCAAAGCTAACCTTGCATTTGCTACGTAGTTTGGCTGTCTTACGTTATATGGAACTACATGCTACCCTACCATTTATCTCGTTGTGGGAGACATTGGAGCAGATACCTGAGGGAGAACGATTGAAAATGGTAGCCCAAGGATTGGTTTCAGAAAAAGAGGCAGAGAAGAGCAGTATGGGGAAAGCTGAAGATAGTCCAGACCGACCCTGTCAAATACAAGCCTATTTGCAAGACTTACTTCCGCTAGAACCAACCTATTTTCTTGCCTGCATAGAGCGACTCCCAGACACTCAGATGGAGGTCACACAATTGCAAGAGCTTCTTTGGAATGAGCTAGGTTTGTAA
- a CDS encoding S-layer homology domain-containing protein: protein MTRRILHALLAFVMMLTVIPFYPMGVGAANNGNNFIFENLPEIVNYKYLSLEGTLNQVSPIGISYTVTPKNGTEGPQKTTGVIVSDDGRRIRVSNIELFPGENTITFRGKNGSSEITSSIKVTYIDTPLLYNLQFKSGAQKLPLNEQSATVVTQGFTTSNSIFTIEGNAPNVTKVIVENDEGDSRSAFVNESDDNYFIISQLKLKKGKNVLTFKLTNKDQVIESKREVIYFDGSATFYDVKVSVDSTTNEYELKDFPIILSQGTPQPANFTFTGDLMIPVDSTFNPATSTAEILKARFMEGGLSSNALANITFKSTDLIKMPDGAEYHHYRFSFKGNELHAGEPSDDPTPPATIFPFEIGKRYTVALDGFNPVESNKINSDSYDRNRDFGYTIKDDSKFQITGAEYIQTETIPTGNENGKEFDADTTINKLPFSIALLTKNLATVSKITVHTIGQGGGKVPVSITPTTGTIRGERLWFTIRELPINGTQTLEIEVEGSNGTDSYSVKITSASGPVQDFAKIQDGQVFDYDPTLPDYEEKLITSMKNFEGTVSNVELDAASYTNGTIKLTLNNSEIPLEPISGDNYKFKMKSGTKVSFIEGQNTLIFRYKKGNILYEKTYKITLLSNNYPEIPKNGTEGIYPYATEKPSKDNRFTGKDGVYTTKEKKMNVFGTFDFIDLPDKTNAIEERLDSMEAAIDSGEEPKYVLEIKSSDDKYDKKWVLGKNKLLIDGKDSWGKVEVDHLEVKYLSDKKYFTFILSDIELPKDGSKLAYTFTVYNNGVNGNSKATSRLEVSAPGVMYDIIRPILPRQATLNQNFVEVVIDAPGADSVTFGKNNVATKVDYDSNLDGDIDYPNAFRAIITDLKPNKANKISFTVKSASGDVVNDSFEVFYALSTIPGSQYMAPMVAKTSIFEKQLNLTFPKDTYLVRYDYNVPENLRGQVFKGHNILYGIANKEDGVVDRFDYLLNRPKNFDDVIKDLGRDFEHSFDTHFVKASNVFWMDAGLADDPGTKEDYDPYAYGMLPIMPRALTDSLKLFNFNDVPTNRVLVPNKRGTLELAYDANVVSDAANHLTVMRYDPNKFFWENLGGKVNVSKKTISVPFDKFGYYVVAKLNDSFVDVATHQYARNHVEAMFAKGVIKADNEVEFKPDTDTTRGEFTAMIVRALQLPLVENPPSQSFVDVPFDYNGTQKYDYRHIETAARLGIVRGKEPKIFDPNGRITREEVAVILARALKLKTETNAAKTKANLTKLFKDAPLVDSYAAPSVVEIAKKNLIIGSQVDPNDPKKGYVFEPKANMLRGDAAILMARVMAMQKLIPAVTEVK from the coding sequence ATGACCAGAAGGATATTGCACGCACTGTTAGCGTTTGTCATGATGCTGACCGTGATTCCGTTTTATCCGATGGGCGTAGGTGCGGCTAATAACGGGAATAACTTCATATTTGAAAATCTTCCTGAGATAGTTAATTATAAGTATCTATCTCTTGAGGGAACATTAAATCAGGTTTCTCCCATTGGCATTAGTTACACGGTAACACCGAAAAACGGAACAGAAGGTCCACAGAAGACGACGGGAGTTATCGTTTCAGATGACGGTAGACGGATTCGTGTTTCAAACATTGAATTGTTCCCGGGTGAAAATACAATTACATTTCGTGGGAAGAATGGTTCTTCCGAGATAACTTCTTCAATTAAAGTGACCTATATTGATACGCCGCTTTTGTATAACCTGCAGTTCAAGTCAGGTGCACAAAAGCTACCTTTGAATGAACAAAGTGCAACGGTTGTAACACAGGGTTTTACAACTAGTAATAGCATTTTTACAATTGAGGGAAATGCTCCTAACGTTACAAAGGTAATCGTGGAAAATGACGAAGGAGACTCACGTTCTGCCTTTGTAAATGAATCAGACGATAACTACTTTATTATCAGTCAGTTGAAATTGAAAAAGGGAAAGAACGTCCTTACATTCAAATTGACCAATAAAGATCAGGTTATTGAATCCAAGCGTGAAGTCATTTATTTTGACGGATCGGCTACTTTTTATGATGTGAAGGTATCCGTTGATTCAACAACAAATGAATATGAATTGAAAGATTTTCCAATAATCTTGTCTCAGGGTACACCACAGCCTGCTAACTTTACCTTTACAGGAGATTTGATGATTCCTGTGGACAGTACCTTTAATCCAGCTACGAGTACAGCAGAAATCTTGAAGGCTCGCTTCATGGAAGGTGGCCTATCTAGCAACGCATTGGCTAATATTACGTTCAAAAGTACAGATTTAATCAAAATGCCGGATGGGGCTGAGTATCATCATTATCGCTTTAGTTTCAAAGGTAATGAGCTACATGCAGGAGAACCATCTGATGATCCAACACCACCAGCAACAATCTTCCCATTTGAGATTGGCAAGCGTTACACAGTGGCGTTGGATGGATTTAATCCAGTGGAGTCAAATAAAATAAATTCTGACTCATACGATAGAAACAGAGATTTTGGATATACCATCAAGGATGATAGTAAGTTCCAAATTACAGGTGCAGAGTATATCCAAACCGAAACCATCCCGACAGGCAATGAAAATGGTAAAGAATTTGATGCGGACACAACCATCAATAAATTGCCATTTTCTATTGCTCTACTAACCAAAAATCTAGCAACTGTAAGCAAAATCACCGTTCATACGATTGGACAAGGCGGTGGTAAAGTTCCTGTCAGCATTACTCCTACAACGGGAACGATTCGCGGTGAGCGTCTCTGGTTTACTATTAGAGAACTGCCAATTAACGGAACGCAAACACTAGAGATTGAGGTTGAAGGTTCGAATGGTACAGATAGCTATTCCGTAAAAATTACATCAGCTTCTGGACCTGTTCAAGATTTTGCCAAGATCCAAGATGGGCAGGTTTTTGATTACGATCCGACGCTGCCTGATTACGAAGAAAAGCTGATAACTAGCATGAAAAATTTTGAGGGTACGGTTAGTAATGTCGAGCTTGATGCAGCTAGTTACACAAACGGAACGATCAAGTTGACTTTGAATAACAGCGAAATCCCTCTAGAACCGATCAGTGGCGACAACTATAAATTTAAAATGAAATCTGGTACAAAGGTTAGTTTTATTGAGGGTCAAAACACCTTGATTTTCAGGTATAAAAAGGGCAATATCCTTTACGAAAAAACATACAAAATTACGTTACTCTCTAACAATTACCCTGAAATTCCAAAAAATGGCACAGAAGGTATTTATCCATATGCAACGGAGAAACCTTCTAAAGATAATCGCTTTACTGGAAAAGACGGGGTATATACAACCAAAGAAAAGAAAATGAATGTCTTTGGCACCTTTGATTTTATCGATCTACCAGATAAAACGAATGCTATCGAAGAAAGACTTGATAGCATGGAAGCGGCAATTGATAGTGGTGAGGAACCAAAATATGTACTTGAAATCAAATCTTCCGATGATAAGTACGACAAAAAATGGGTCTTAGGGAAAAACAAATTATTAATTGATGGAAAGGATTCATGGGGAAAGGTAGAAGTGGATCATTTGGAAGTTAAGTATTTGAGTGACAAAAAATACTTTACGTTCATTCTATCAGATATTGAATTACCTAAAGACGGTTCAAAACTAGCTTATACCTTTACTGTTTACAATAACGGCGTAAACGGCAATTCTAAAGCCACATCTCGCTTGGAAGTCAGTGCACCAGGTGTAATGTATGACATTATACGCCCTATCCTGCCGCGTCAAGCAACCTTGAATCAAAACTTTGTTGAGGTAGTAATTGATGCACCAGGTGCGGATAGTGTTACATTTGGTAAAAATAATGTTGCCACAAAAGTAGACTATGACAGCAATTTGGACGGGGATATTGATTACCCGAATGCCTTTAGAGCGATCATTACCGATCTAAAGCCTAACAAAGCTAATAAAATTAGCTTTACTGTGAAGAGTGCTAGTGGCGATGTCGTAAATGATTCGTTTGAAGTATTCTATGCACTAAGCACCATTCCAGGCTCGCAATATATGGCGCCAATGGTTGCGAAAACAAGTATTTTCGAGAAACAGTTAAACCTGACTTTCCCGAAAGATACGTATTTGGTCCGTTACGATTACAACGTACCAGAGAATCTGAGAGGTCAAGTTTTTAAGGGTCATAACATCCTATACGGAATTGCTAACAAAGAGGATGGCGTAGTTGACCGTTTTGATTACCTGCTAAACAGACCAAAAAACTTTGATGATGTGATTAAAGACTTGGGTCGCGATTTTGAACATTCATTTGATACACACTTTGTGAAAGCATCTAACGTATTCTGGATGGATGCGGGTTTAGCTGATGATCCAGGTACAAAGGAAGATTACGATCCATATGCATACGGTATGTTGCCAATCATGCCACGTGCTTTAACAGACAGTCTTAAACTGTTTAATTTTAACGACGTTCCAACGAATCGCGTGCTTGTACCAAACAAACGCGGTACGCTAGAACTTGCATACGATGCGAATGTTGTCTCGGACGCAGCAAATCATCTAACCGTGATGAGATATGACCCGAACAAGTTCTTCTGGGAAAATCTTGGTGGTAAGGTGAATGTGAGCAAGAAAACCATCTCGGTTCCTTTTGATAAGTTTGGATATTATGTAGTAGCAAAACTAAACGATTCCTTTGTTGATGTTGCTACTCATCAATATGCACGCAACCATGTAGAAGCGATGTTTGCTAAAGGAGTTATTAAAGCGGATAACGAAGTGGAATTTAAGCCAGATACAGATACGACACGCGGTGAATTTACGGCGATGATCGTGCGTGCCTTGCAACTTCCATTAGTAGAAAACCCGCCATCTCAGTCGTTTGTGGATGTACCGTTTGATTACAACGGTACTCAAAAGTACGACTACCGTCACATTGAAACAGCTGCGCGTTTGGGAATTGTCCGCGGTAAAGAACCAAAGATTTTTGATCCAAACGGTAGGATTACTCGCGAAGAGGTTGCTGTAATCTTAGCACGTGCGTTGAAATTAAAAACGGAAACCAATGCAGCAAAAACAAAAGCAAACTTAACGAAATTGTTCAAGGATGCGCCATTGGTCGATTCATATGCGGCTCCTTCTGTAGTGGAAATCGCTAAGAAAAACCTGATTATTGGTTCTCAAGTAGATCCAAACGACCCGAAAAAAGGCTATGTATTTGAGCCGAAAGCAAATATGCTACGCGGTGATGCAGCGATCCTGATGGCTCGTGTCATGGCGATGCAAAAATTGATTCCAGCTGTTACGGAAGTAAAGTAG
- a CDS encoding DNA-binding protein codes for MNLLWPYFIIFLFAATPMFELIAMIPIGIFAGLNPIFVSLVALVGNAITVFLLILMMEKVQIWLQKKRGDKEPSKRQQRAKQLFKKYGLPGLCILGPALVGSHLTAIMGMSFGATRQQMLLWIGISLVAWTGLAMIIGYYGADVMQMGNQNGFLMQMLQK; via the coding sequence ATGAATCTACTCTGGCCTTATTTCATTATTTTTCTATTTGCTGCTACTCCCATGTTTGAACTCATTGCCATGATTCCAATTGGAATTTTCGCTGGTTTGAATCCTATTTTTGTTTCCTTAGTAGCGCTAGTGGGTAATGCGATTACCGTTTTTCTCCTTATCTTAATGATGGAAAAAGTACAAATTTGGCTACAAAAAAAGCGTGGCGACAAAGAACCAAGCAAGCGTCAGCAACGTGCTAAACAGCTTTTTAAGAAATATGGTTTACCTGGGCTGTGTATTTTAGGACCTGCTCTAGTGGGAAGTCATCTCACTGCTATCATGGGAATGTCATTTGGGGCAACCAGACAACAAATGTTGCTGTGGATTGGTATTAGTTTAGTTGCATGGACGGGGCTAGCAATGATCATTGGGTATTACGGGGCGGATGTTATGCAGATGGGTAACCAGAATGGATTTTTGATGCAGATGTTGCAAAAATAG
- a CDS encoding endonuclease: protein MSQRKRYLKWMNALMALCMVFSFSLPVAVQATDTTELQEATAPQENVKQVKQKKVKVKDVSADNGEMTITLSAIPEDTPELEDFQISIKENVFEGWSSLETTDFSWDEASKTARTHFEPIKGGELDKLVSVRVEAYESQKTSKPFLVQSKPTKVFAVKVENLADDNVLEIDSADDGSLTLKAIAIDSRGREIEGRVANWSSSDKRVATVNEEGVVTAKAVGLALIQAEVDHRIGLFPVVVKKPGPSITLSTSSLDESDANDGSVSDSLMVKLHHAKFLPLFFKSSVQVKGLPEGLGYTAKLEGDDRLRITFSGKAVRHEAKDSVDHVQVVVKHDMVFGALSNLISPEFSINFKNYKNNRAPAYLDAKLDGDNKRITLHFDEEITAAVPVEAVREAIQLARDGSAFTSLGQGDRVAIQGQKLIVELEQGLRGRNNKLRLKANTIQGMSGNLLAEEIVSEALVASIASIADLKQKVNEVVTLQGIVTADNASIGGGKLSTYIQDDTAGINLFASKWTSYPDLKEGDLVQVTGKIVVYKNLTEITPETAADIVVVSSGNHVPKAKSLTVAELNEAALAEEYEGMLVSSKAYLLSVPSSESGGGYNLRMIDEHFQGITVRVMKESFDVTQLMAGKWYQVEGVLSQYNDLYQLLPRKQVDVELLQDQPGTPQPEGAYQSVVKDVVDGDTIHLSKPVLGVDTVRFVNMDTAETYHIKDPNFDYTKVYSGTDNTSKDHNQKAHGERAKHHLKGLLAPGDSITIKPAPTPIDAYGRLLAEVFLSDGRNVNLEMVREGHASMYIIWPVKDETFNQYSKAIKEAKQAGIGIWNVQDPLTELPFEFRAREQKKTLSRPVGDASTKTYVEPLDFNKVGVENRLFFNSTQEAEQAGYTKALIDDKSSLAAIRQLPDKTSLVTATGVVSTVSDSRNSFYMQDDKAGILVFQPVTQTAVKPGDVITISKGLKDTYNSEVEIMQAEFSITGTTTEPRAISVEANQLLEKQGMLIRLAEASVSQVTPSKLMVTTSTGSLEVFLGKYGITLPELREKDVVDVTGIASIFKSSAQLYPRSAQDIIILRSGLTDADRVAADKASLSVGDDSGTVRTDVVLPTSGVYGSSITWVSDQPTVISEQGKVVRPAKGSPDTKVTLTATLQKGTSSDTKMFSLTVPAQTITDEEAIEAVKTSLNVTYNGTATSVSLPKMGANNVTIEWNLQDQAHSIIVQVDNGHVNRAAVTKTTEVVLIATMKLGAAQSQKAFSITVTPLGDVPVVHPITAADTLVTGTAKPGSKVTVRTGATLVGNGTVDQLGVFSVKIPAQSVGTVLEMIASNQATQYESEAVYVLVTESTGAPSIVVVDGVTASVRKGAEYTLPATVLASMSNGSKQQVPVSWNPNVADTSSLGTFSFEGTIEGYAQKVRLTLQVTEEEAGLTVAQALALPQGTTITLEAYVQTVEPNAQFAGYGVYLADQPGDETTNALIVKFANEDRNGPFSVANAAGKRIKITGVLHDKAYFSKKGIATYTLIQLAP, encoded by the coding sequence TTGTCGCAACGAAAGAGGTACCTTAAATGGATGAATGCTCTCATGGCTCTATGCATGGTATTTTCATTCAGCCTGCCTGTTGCTGTGCAAGCGACAGACACAACGGAATTGCAAGAAGCGACAGCACCACAGGAAAATGTTAAACAAGTAAAACAAAAGAAGGTAAAGGTAAAAGATGTATCGGCAGACAATGGAGAAATGACAATCACGTTATCTGCTATTCCTGAAGACACGCCTGAGCTTGAGGATTTTCAAATTTCTATCAAGGAGAATGTATTTGAAGGATGGTCTTCACTAGAAACAACAGATTTTTCTTGGGATGAAGCAAGCAAAACAGCACGTACCCATTTTGAACCTATAAAGGGTGGAGAACTGGATAAATTGGTGTCTGTACGTGTAGAGGCGTACGAATCACAAAAAACATCAAAGCCGTTTCTTGTACAGTCTAAACCGACTAAAGTGTTTGCTGTTAAGGTAGAGAACCTAGCAGACGATAATGTCTTAGAGATCGATTCTGCCGATGATGGAAGTCTAACTTTGAAAGCGATTGCAATCGATAGTAGGGGAAGAGAGATTGAAGGAAGGGTAGCAAATTGGAGTTCTTCAGACAAACGAGTTGCTACAGTGAATGAAGAAGGCGTCGTTACAGCAAAAGCAGTTGGACTAGCTTTGATTCAAGCAGAAGTGGACCATCGAATTGGGTTGTTCCCAGTAGTGGTAAAGAAACCTGGTCCATCTATCACGTTATCTACTAGTAGCTTGGATGAATCAGATGCTAACGACGGTAGTGTTTCCGATTCTCTTATGGTGAAGCTTCACCATGCCAAGTTCCTGCCTCTATTTTTTAAATCAAGCGTGCAAGTAAAAGGGTTGCCAGAGGGACTTGGTTATACAGCTAAGCTGGAAGGAGACGATCGACTCAGAATCACCTTTTCTGGAAAAGCGGTGAGACATGAGGCGAAAGACAGCGTAGATCATGTGCAAGTGGTTGTCAAACATGACATGGTGTTTGGTGCCCTCTCCAATTTGATATCGCCAGAATTTTCCATAAATTTCAAAAATTACAAAAACAATAGAGCCCCTGCATACTTGGATGCTAAGCTGGACGGTGATAACAAACGAATTACCTTACATTTTGATGAAGAAATTACAGCCGCTGTCCCCGTAGAAGCGGTGCGTGAGGCCATTCAACTAGCGAGAGATGGTAGCGCCTTCACTTCTCTTGGACAAGGAGATCGCGTTGCCATTCAGGGACAAAAGCTAATCGTTGAATTGGAGCAGGGGTTACGAGGACGCAATAATAAGCTGCGTCTCAAAGCCAATACGATTCAAGGTATGTCTGGTAACCTTTTAGCAGAGGAGATTGTATCGGAAGCGTTAGTAGCAAGTATTGCTTCGATTGCAGATTTGAAACAAAAGGTAAATGAAGTAGTTACTCTTCAGGGTATTGTAACAGCAGATAACGCATCTATTGGTGGTGGAAAGCTATCCACGTATATACAGGACGATACAGCAGGCATTAATTTGTTTGCAAGCAAATGGACCAGTTATCCAGATTTGAAAGAAGGAGATTTGGTTCAAGTAACAGGTAAAATTGTTGTTTATAAAAATTTGACAGAAATTACACCTGAAACAGCCGCTGATATCGTGGTGGTAAGCTCAGGGAATCATGTACCTAAAGCAAAGTCCTTAACAGTAGCCGAACTCAATGAAGCAGCTTTAGCGGAAGAATACGAAGGGATGTTGGTCTCTTCCAAAGCATATTTACTATCCGTTCCAAGCAGTGAATCTGGTGGAGGCTACAACTTACGTATGATTGACGAGCATTTCCAAGGAATTACGGTCCGTGTCATGAAAGAAAGTTTTGATGTGACACAGCTCATGGCCGGTAAATGGTATCAGGTTGAGGGTGTTTTATCTCAATATAATGATCTGTATCAATTGCTTCCACGTAAACAAGTAGATGTAGAACTATTACAGGACCAACCAGGAACACCTCAGCCAGAAGGAGCTTATCAATCCGTTGTTAAGGATGTAGTGGATGGCGACACAATTCATTTATCTAAACCTGTTCTTGGAGTAGATACGGTTCGATTTGTAAATATGGACACGGCGGAAACCTACCATATTAAAGATCCTAATTTTGACTATACCAAGGTATACAGCGGTACAGACAATACAAGTAAAGATCATAACCAAAAAGCTCACGGGGAACGTGCTAAGCATCATTTAAAAGGATTACTAGCTCCGGGAGACTCTATCACTATTAAACCAGCCCCGACCCCAATTGATGCATACGGTCGACTATTAGCAGAAGTATTTCTCTCAGACGGACGTAATGTCAATTTGGAAATGGTGAGAGAAGGACATGCCAGCATGTATATCATCTGGCCAGTGAAGGATGAGACATTTAATCAGTACTCAAAAGCGATTAAGGAAGCGAAACAAGCAGGCATTGGAATTTGGAATGTGCAAGATCCACTAACTGAATTACCGTTTGAATTCCGTGCACGTGAACAGAAAAAGACGCTGAGCCGTCCTGTTGGCGATGCTAGCACCAAAACATATGTAGAGCCTCTGGATTTTAATAAGGTCGGTGTAGAAAATCGTCTGTTCTTTAACAGTACGCAAGAAGCAGAACAAGCTGGTTATACGAAGGCACTTATCGATGACAAGAGCAGCTTGGCAGCTATTCGTCAATTACCAGACAAAACCTCGCTCGTGACAGCTACAGGTGTGGTGAGTACGGTTTCTGACAGTCGCAACAGTTTTTATATGCAAGATGACAAAGCAGGTATTCTGGTATTCCAACCAGTTACGCAAACAGCGGTGAAACCAGGAGATGTCATAACGATTTCAAAAGGGTTGAAAGATACGTACAACAGCGAAGTGGAAATTATGCAAGCCGAATTCTCTATTACGGGTACCACTACTGAGCCTCGAGCGATTTCTGTGGAAGCGAATCAGTTATTAGAGAAGCAAGGAATGCTCATTCGTCTGGCGGAAGCAAGTGTGTCTCAGGTCACCCCTAGTAAGCTTATGGTGACGACTTCAACAGGCTCACTAGAAGTTTTTTTAGGAAAGTATGGGATCACCCTACCCGAGTTACGTGAAAAAGACGTGGTTGATGTAACTGGAATTGCTTCTATCTTTAAAAGCTCCGCCCAGTTATACCCGCGTTCTGCTCAAGATATTATTATTTTACGCAGTGGACTTACCGACGCAGATCGAGTAGCAGCAGATAAAGCCTCTCTGTCCGTAGGAGATGACAGTGGCACTGTCCGTACAGATGTGGTATTGCCTACAAGCGGTGTTTACGGATCTTCAATTACGTGGGTATCCGATCAACCAACTGTTATTTCTGAACAAGGTAAGGTAGTTCGTCCAGCAAAAGGTTCGCCAGATACAAAGGTAACCTTAACAGCTACCCTACAAAAGGGGACTAGCAGTGATACTAAAATGTTCTCGCTGACAGTTCCTGCTCAAACGATTACTGATGAAGAAGCTATAGAAGCAGTTAAAACAAGTTTGAACGTAACCTATAATGGTACCGCTACAAGCGTTTCTCTACCAAAGATGGGTGCCAACAATGTCACGATCGAATGGAATTTGCAGGACCAAGCTCATTCAATCATTGTGCAAGTAGATAACGGTCATGTGAACCGAGCGGCTGTTACCAAGACAACAGAAGTCGTGTTGATTGCTACTATGAAGTTAGGGGCTGCTCAATCACAGAAAGCATTTTCTATTACAGTAACTCCTTTAGGAGATGTACCAGTTGTTCATCCAATTACAGCAGCAGACACGCTCGTAACCGGTACGGCCAAGCCAGGCTCAAAGGTTACGGTACGTACAGGAGCAACATTGGTAGGAAACGGTACGGTTGATCAGTTAGGAGTCTTCAGTGTGAAAATCCCAGCTCAGTCAGTGGGAACAGTACTCGAAATGATTGCTAGCAATCAAGCAACGCAATATGAGAGTGAAGCTGTCTATGTATTGGTAACCGAATCGACAGGAGCACCAAGCATTGTTGTGGTTGACGGTGTTACTGCCTCCGTGAGAAAAGGAGCGGAATACACACTCCCTGCTACCGTATTGGCATCGATGAGCAATGGCAGCAAACAGCAAGTGCCTGTTAGCTGGAATCCAAATGTAGCAGATACAAGTAGCTTAGGTACATTTAGTTTTGAAGGAACCATCGAAGGGTATGCGCAAAAAGTGCGTTTAACCTTGCAGGTGACGGAAGAGGAAGCGGGACTGACAGTGGCCCAAGCCTTGGCCCTGCCACAAGGTACGACAATTACTCTCGAAGCGTACGTGCAAACGGTTGAACCAAATGCTCAATTTGCAGGCTATGGAGTTTATCTTGCAGACCAACCTGGGGACGAAACTACCAATGCGCTCATTGTGAAATTTGCCAATGAAGATCGTAATGGCCCCTTTTCTGTGGCGAATGCTGCGGGCAAAAGAATAAAAATCACCGGGGTTTTACACGATAAAGCGTATTTTAGCAAAAAAGGAATTGCCACCTATACACTCATTCAACTCGCGCCATAA
- a CDS encoding DUF1904 family protein — MPQLLLRGITAEQACNMSEALLSELAEICECGTDNFILECIPTISIFEGKQVQTYPFIHVYWFERGTEVRDRFATCVSKHVLSQGISEVEIAFSIFETNSYYVNGKRCFDEAATEE; from the coding sequence ATGCCTCAATTATTACTACGCGGGATTACTGCCGAACAAGCATGTAACATGAGCGAGGCTTTACTGAGTGAGTTGGCAGAAATTTGTGAATGTGGAACAGATAATTTTATACTGGAGTGCATACCGACTATTTCCATCTTTGAAGGAAAGCAAGTGCAAACGTATCCCTTTATCCATGTCTATTGGTTCGAGCGTGGAACAGAGGTGAGAGATCGCTTTGCCACATGTGTGTCTAAGCATGTTCTGTCGCAGGGTATATCGGAAGTGGAGATTGCGTTTAGCATTTTTGAGACCAACAGCTACTATGTGAATGGTAAACGCTGTTTTGATGAGGCGGCAACAGAAGAATAA